One genomic region from Vibrio cyclitrophicus encodes:
- the tgt gene encoding tRNA guanosine(34) transglycosylase Tgt codes for MKLKYELKKTNSGARRGQLQFERGTVETPAFMPVGTYGTVKGMTPEEVKDTGAEILLGNTFHLWLRPGQEIMKLHGDLHDFMNWKGPILTDSGGFQVFSLGATRKITEEGVHFRNPVNGDKIFMDAEKSMEIQKDLGSDIVMIFDECTPYPATHKEAKDSMEMSLRWAQRSRDHFDKQENPNSLFGIVQGGVYEDLRDVSVKGLTEIGFDGYAVGGLAVGEPKEDMHRILEHTCPQLPEDKPRYLMGVGKPEDLVEGVRRGIDMFDCVMPTRNARNGHLFVTEGVIKIRNAKHKMDTTPLDSECDCYTCKNYSKSYLHHLDRCNEILGARLNTIHNLRFYQRVMSDIRQSIDEDRFEEFVAEFYARMGREVPPLGKES; via the coding sequence GTGAAATTAAAATACGAACTTAAAAAAACAAACAGCGGCGCACGTCGTGGTCAACTTCAGTTTGAACGTGGTACCGTTGAAACACCAGCATTCATGCCAGTAGGTACTTACGGTACGGTAAAAGGTATGACGCCTGAAGAAGTGAAAGACACCGGTGCTGAAATCCTACTAGGTAATACGTTCCATCTATGGTTACGCCCTGGTCAAGAAATCATGAAGCTGCACGGTGACTTGCACGATTTCATGAACTGGAAAGGACCTATCCTGACTGATTCAGGCGGTTTCCAAGTATTCAGCCTAGGTGCGACGCGTAAAATCACTGAAGAGGGTGTTCACTTCCGTAACCCTGTAAACGGTGACAAGATCTTCATGGACGCTGAAAAGTCGATGGAAATCCAAAAGGATCTAGGCTCAGACATCGTAATGATCTTTGATGAATGTACGCCTTACCCTGCGACGCATAAAGAAGCTAAAGACTCGATGGAGATGTCTCTTCGTTGGGCTCAACGTTCACGCGATCACTTTGATAAGCAAGAAAACCCGAACTCACTGTTCGGTATTGTACAAGGTGGCGTATACGAAGACCTTCGTGATGTGTCCGTTAAAGGCCTAACAGAAATTGGTTTTGACGGTTACGCTGTTGGCGGCCTAGCTGTAGGCGAACCAAAAGAAGACATGCACCGTATTCTTGAGCACACATGTCCTCAATTACCTGAAGATAAGCCACGTTACCTAATGGGCGTAGGCAAACCTGAAGACTTGGTTGAAGGTGTTCGTCGCGGTATCGACATGTTTGACTGTGTAATGCCAACGCGAAATGCACGTAATGGCCACCTATTTGTAACTGAAGGTGTGATCAAGATCCGTAATGCGAAGCATAAAATGGATACAACACCACTAGATTCAGAGTGTGACTGTTACACTTGTAAGAACTATAGCAAGTCGTACTTACACCATTTGGATCGTTGTAATGAGATCCTAGGTGCTCGACTGAACACGATTCATAACCTGCGTTTCTACCAGCGAGTAATGTCAGACATTCGTCAGTCTATCGATGAAGATCGCTTTGAAGAGTTCGTTGCAGAGTTCTACGCAAGAATGGGGCGTGAAGTGCCACCACTAGGTAAAGAATCTTAG
- the queA gene encoding tRNA preQ1(34) S-adenosylmethionine ribosyltransferase-isomerase QueA has product MQVSDFHFDLPDELIARYPQEERTASRLLKLDGNNGNLTDGSFKDVLDLVEPGDLVVFNNTRVIPARVFGRKASGGKLEVLVERMLDEKSILAHVRCSKSPKPGTKLFLGENDEYEAEMVARHDALFEIHFTSDQSVLEILNSVGHMPLPPYIDRPDEDADKERYQTVYNEKPGAVAAPTAGLHFDDKLMADMKAKGVEFAYVTLHVGAGTFQPVKVDNINDHHMHAEYVEVPQEVVDAVAAAKARGGRIIAVGTTSVRSLESAAQDALKKGTELVPFFGDTEIFIFPGYEYQLVDCLITNFHLPESTLIMLVSAFAGYDNVMGAYDHAVKSEYRFFSYGDAMFINKKTS; this is encoded by the coding sequence ATGCAAGTTTCAGATTTTCACTTTGACCTACCAGATGAACTTATTGCTCGTTACCCTCAAGAAGAGCGTACAGCAAGCCGCCTGCTTAAATTAGACGGCAATAATGGCAACCTGACGGATGGTTCGTTTAAAGACGTTTTAGACTTGGTTGAGCCGGGCGATCTTGTCGTTTTCAATAATACTCGAGTTATTCCTGCTCGCGTGTTCGGTCGCAAGGCATCAGGCGGTAAGCTTGAAGTGTTGGTTGAACGAATGCTCGACGAGAAGAGTATTCTAGCCCACGTTCGTTGTTCTAAATCTCCTAAACCAGGCACTAAATTGTTTCTTGGTGAGAATGACGAGTATGAAGCTGAAATGGTAGCGCGTCATGATGCGTTGTTTGAAATCCATTTCACTTCCGACCAAAGCGTATTAGAAATTCTTAACAGTGTTGGTCACATGCCACTGCCACCTTACATCGATCGTCCTGATGAAGACGCAGATAAAGAGCGTTACCAGACGGTTTACAATGAGAAGCCCGGTGCCGTTGCTGCGCCAACAGCTGGCCTTCACTTTGATGACAAGCTAATGGCTGACATGAAAGCTAAAGGTGTAGAGTTTGCTTACGTGACACTTCACGTAGGTGCGGGCACATTCCAACCAGTAAAAGTTGATAATATCAATGATCATCACATGCATGCTGAGTACGTTGAGGTACCGCAAGAAGTGGTTGATGCCGTTGCTGCAGCAAAAGCTCGTGGCGGTCGTATTATTGCCGTTGGTACAACATCAGTGCGCTCACTAGAAAGTGCAGCGCAAGATGCACTGAAGAAGGGCACCGAATTAGTTCCTTTCTTTGGCGATACAGAAATTTTCATCTTCCCTGGTTATGAATATCAGTTGGTGGATTGCTTGATTACCAATTTCCACTTACCAGAATCAACACTGATTATGTTGGTGAGTGCATTTGCTGGCTACGACAATGTGATGGGCGCATACGATCACGCAGTGAAGAGCGAATATCGCTTCTTTAGCTACGGTGATGCGATGTTCATCAATAAGAAAACGAGCTAA
- a CDS encoding CBS domain-containing protein: protein MIKVEDMMTRNPHTLLRSHSLADAKHMMEALDIRHIPVVDADRKLLGIVTQRDVLAAQESSLQNIPQAQSFTLATPLNDIMHKSVMSVEPRAGLKESAVYMQKHKVGCLPVVDDHELIGIITDSDFVTIAINLLELQEEVEPEEVES from the coding sequence ATGATCAAGGTTGAAGATATGATGACTCGCAACCCTCATACCCTATTGCGCTCACACTCACTGGCCGATGCTAAGCACATGATGGAAGCGCTTGATATCCGCCATATCCCAGTTGTAGATGCCGACAGAAAATTATTAGGCATCGTAACACAACGTGACGTTCTTGCCGCTCAAGAATCTAGTCTACAAAACATCCCACAAGCTCAATCATTTACTCTTGCGACACCACTCAACGATATCATGCACAAAAGCGTTATGTCGGTAGAGCCGCGAGCTGGATTGAAAGAGTCAGCTGTTTATATGCAAAAGCACAAAGTGGGCTGTTTACCTGTTGTCGATGACCACGAATTAATAGGGATTATCACTGATAGCGACTTCGTCACGATAGCGATCAATCTACTCGAACTCCAAGAAGAAGTAGAACCGGAAGAAGTCGAAAGTTAG
- a CDS encoding HAMP domain-containing methyl-accepting chemotaxis protein, with the protein MSLKKLLSLGFGVILALILVISVVASLRFYQSSDGFNTYRSLALTSVSTGRIQANILEARLSALKYIKDPVASHASELDKRITTSIQLIDEVLEAHLDDLHKNEFLAIEKQLKQYSQGFSQVVQLVNTRNSLVKESLDPSGLKMRQAVTNLMTQASAEEDLEVAVSSGQLQQHVLLSRLYASKFLTSNNTEDAQRAEKEFASAALLVETIESQLMSNEQIRYLTDFNTAFKAYRLTFSEVVDTINERNRIVSGTLDVAGSNAAKTIEEIKLSTKSKQDSVGPSMVERFSNAQFILGALSIIVIAIALGIAISIYRSVWKVVGGEPSEIQSIVEEVASGDLSKQIPVTGKETGIYANILEMRQELRRIIDGFHQISDNVSAASVELTAVMSQTEGNAQQELSQMEQIATAINELSSTANEVSHNAASAENAATGATSNVKEGGVSLDASDDISRKVEDSIEETSNIVNQLQEYSVEIGTVIEVINSISEQTNLLALNAAIEAARAGEQGRGFAVVADEVRSLAAKTQQSTVDIQEIISRLQAQAKDANQFMQSNLSLAVESRHYSEQLRTAFASITESVGLISDMNTQVATASEEQSGVTQDISQNVSLTFDIVHQNVSGIEQSKQASEELSSLAVKQKDLLSFFKI; encoded by the coding sequence ATGAGTTTAAAGAAATTGCTGTCCTTGGGTTTTGGCGTAATTCTTGCGCTAATTTTGGTTATTTCAGTCGTTGCTTCATTGCGCTTTTATCAATCGAGTGATGGATTTAACACCTATCGTTCCCTCGCATTAACAAGCGTATCCACAGGGCGAATCCAAGCCAACATATTGGAAGCTCGTTTATCTGCATTAAAATATATAAAGGACCCTGTTGCATCGCATGCTTCAGAACTGGACAAGCGCATCACTACATCAATTCAATTGATCGATGAAGTGTTAGAGGCTCATCTTGACGACCTCCATAAAAATGAGTTCTTAGCGATAGAGAAGCAGCTTAAACAGTATAGCCAAGGGTTTAGCCAAGTTGTTCAACTGGTCAATACTAGAAATAGCTTAGTAAAAGAGAGCTTAGACCCATCAGGTTTAAAAATGCGACAAGCAGTGACTAACTTGATGACTCAAGCATCTGCTGAAGAGGATTTAGAGGTTGCAGTCAGTTCAGGACAACTTCAACAACACGTATTGCTATCAAGATTATATGCTTCTAAATTTCTGACCAGTAACAACACAGAAGATGCTCAGCGAGCAGAAAAAGAATTTGCATCAGCAGCGTTGCTTGTGGAAACAATAGAATCTCAACTAATGTCGAACGAGCAAATTCGATACTTAACTGATTTTAATACCGCTTTTAAAGCCTACCGTCTGACATTTTCAGAAGTCGTTGACACGATAAATGAACGAAACCGCATCGTTTCTGGCACCCTTGATGTTGCTGGTAGCAACGCAGCAAAAACAATTGAAGAAATCAAACTATCCACAAAGTCAAAACAAGACTCTGTAGGACCAAGCATGGTTGAACGATTTTCAAATGCTCAATTTATCTTAGGTGCACTTTCAATCATTGTTATCGCTATCGCCCTTGGCATTGCAATCTCCATTTACCGAAGCGTATGGAAAGTTGTAGGAGGGGAGCCTAGCGAGATTCAATCGATTGTCGAAGAAGTTGCTTCAGGCGATCTTTCAAAACAGATTCCAGTAACAGGTAAAGAAACGGGTATATACGCCAACATTTTAGAAATGCGCCAAGAACTGCGTCGCATCATCGATGGATTCCACCAAATTTCAGACAACGTTTCAGCAGCTTCAGTCGAGTTAACAGCCGTAATGAGCCAAACCGAGGGGAACGCTCAACAAGAGCTGAGTCAAATGGAACAAATAGCAACTGCCATCAATGAGCTCTCTAGTACTGCGAATGAAGTCAGCCACAACGCTGCTAGTGCTGAGAACGCGGCAACGGGTGCAACTTCCAATGTCAAAGAGGGGGGAGTTTCACTCGATGCATCCGATGATATATCTCGCAAGGTTGAAGACTCAATCGAAGAAACATCAAACATCGTCAATCAACTGCAAGAGTACTCGGTAGAGATCGGGACTGTTATTGAAGTGATCAACTCGATTTCCGAACAGACGAATTTGCTTGCGTTAAATGCGGCAATTGAAGCAGCACGAGCTGGTGAGCAAGGGCGTGGTTTTGCTGTCGTTGCTGATGAAGTTCGTTCTCTGGCCGCTAAAACACAACAATCAACTGTCGATATTCAAGAGATAATCTCTCGACTTCAAGCACAGGCAAAAGATGCCAACCAGTTCATGCAATCTAACCTATCGTTAGCCGTCGAGTCGCGTCATTACAGCGAACAGCTTAGAACGGCATTCGCATCAATAACGGAGTCTGTTGGCCTGATTTCAGATATGAATACACAAGTAGCAACAGCATCTGAAGAGCAATCAGGAGTCACACAGGATATTTCACAAAATGTTTCTTTAACCTTTGATATCGTTCACCAAAATGTTTCAGGAATCGAACAAAGCAAACAAGCGAGTGAGGAGTTATCTTCATTAGCAGTGAAACAAAAAGACTTACTGAGTTTTTTCAAAATCTAA
- a CDS encoding hydrogen peroxide-inducible genes activator: protein MNKWPSLKQLYYLVTLHETRHFSDAADRCFVSQSTLSKGIQNLEELIGCPLYEKKDKKSPLVFTQAGELVVKHGRELLAKGQDLVELGNLCNGDAMQGQLRVGCIPTIAPFLLCDLVQEVNQRFPQLNLLLREDTTTNLLAALRHGELDVLILALPVDIDNMESQVVGQDPFRMVISRNQADGIRVPIKYDDLPDESVFLLENEHCLTEHAVSACKLTDKEKINPFTATSLHTLVQMVANGLGTTFIPQMAIDHGLLENQNLVVIDPPGQQAYRDIGLVWRPSSSRRETFHQLADVVSELL, encoded by the coding sequence ATGAATAAATGGCCAAGTCTTAAGCAACTTTATTATCTCGTTACTCTTCACGAAACACGCCACTTCAGCGATGCTGCTGATCGCTGTTTCGTCAGTCAATCCACGCTAAGTAAAGGTATTCAAAACCTCGAAGAGCTGATTGGTTGCCCTTTGTATGAGAAAAAAGATAAAAAGAGCCCATTAGTATTTACACAAGCGGGTGAGCTGGTGGTTAAGCATGGTCGAGAGCTACTGGCGAAAGGGCAAGACCTTGTCGAGCTCGGAAACTTATGCAATGGGGATGCAATGCAAGGGCAGCTACGAGTAGGGTGTATTCCTACCATCGCGCCGTTCTTGTTGTGCGATTTAGTACAAGAAGTTAACCAACGCTTTCCACAGTTAAATTTGCTGTTACGTGAAGACACAACAACTAACTTATTAGCAGCGCTGCGTCATGGTGAGTTGGATGTTTTGATTTTGGCTTTGCCTGTCGATATCGACAACATGGAGAGCCAAGTTGTCGGGCAAGACCCGTTCAGAATGGTGATCAGTCGTAATCAAGCTGATGGCATTCGTGTTCCGATTAAATACGATGACTTGCCAGATGAGTCTGTATTTTTGCTGGAGAACGAGCACTGCTTAACCGAGCACGCGGTATCAGCGTGCAAGTTAACGGATAAAGAGAAGATAAACCCATTTACCGCCACAAGCCTACATACATTGGTACAAATGGTGGCCAATGGTTTAGGAACTACCTTTATTCCACAAATGGCGATCGATCATGGCTTGCTGGAAAATCAAAACCTAGTGGTTATTGATCCTCCTGGTCAGCAAGCGTACCGAGATATTGGTCTTGTGTGGCGACCGAGCTCATCGCGCCGTGAAACATTCCATCAGTTAGCGGATGTGGTGTCTGAGTTGTTATAA
- a CDS encoding peroxiredoxin C — translation MVLVGRQAPDFTAAAVLGNGEIVDNFNFAEFTKGKKAVVFFYPLDFTFVCPSELIAFDNRLEDFQAKGVEVIGVSIDSQFSHNAWRNTAIADGGIGQVKYPLIADVKHEICKAYDVEHPEAGVAFRGSFLIDADGLVRHQVVNDLPLGRNIDEMLRMVDALNFHEKNGEVCPAQWEEGKSGMDASPQGVAAFLSEHADDLSK, via the coding sequence ATGGTACTAGTAGGTCGTCAAGCCCCTGACTTTACTGCAGCAGCTGTTCTAGGTAACGGCGAGATCGTTGATAACTTCAACTTCGCAGAATTCACTAAAGGTAAGAAAGCGGTAGTTTTCTTCTACCCACTAGACTTCACTTTCGTTTGTCCTTCAGAGCTAATCGCTTTCGACAACCGTCTAGAAGATTTCCAAGCTAAAGGCGTTGAAGTAATCGGTGTTTCAATCGATTCTCAATTCTCTCACAACGCATGGCGTAACACTGCTATCGCTGATGGCGGTATCGGTCAAGTTAAGTACCCTCTAATTGCTGACGTTAAGCACGAGATCTGCAAAGCATACGATGTTGAGCATCCAGAAGCAGGCGTTGCTTTCCGTGGTTCTTTCCTAATCGATGCTGACGGTCTTGTACGTCACCAAGTAGTTAACGATCTTCCACTAGGTCGTAACATCGACGAAATGCTACGTATGGTAGACGCACTAAACTTCCACGAGAAGAACGGTGAAGTTTGTCCTGCACAATGGGAAGAAGGTAAATCAGGTATGGACGCATCTCCACAAGGTGTTGCAGCATTCCTATCTGAGCACGCTGACGACCTAAGCAAGTAA